A genomic region of Sander vitreus isolate 19-12246 chromosome 11, sanVit1, whole genome shotgun sequence contains the following coding sequences:
- the tbccd1 gene encoding TBCC domain-containing protein 1, which produces MEADSVSIWPRMEPFLLGALQVAPSSKLSLHYLRKMAIYVRTRDGCFPILGWPMWKHIACGKLQLPEDLAWLYFETFDLLIGHTPEERLEWAECLSQCSSKSELDQQRNKLSVDTVQFLLFLYIQQLNRMSLRTSLIGEEWPSHRTRSPSPSDREAKTSSQNKNWDDQAHLSFVQSHLAEILELLVEPGQLSQSGQALRDCQISLEAVRSLGLLLEGSACHGRAVQPVHRLLTKGLLQTQSGYSTLSRSFALHKLLSCLQHSLTLNPFGMTACLRSGKKLAWAQQVEGTMKRAKIARNTHMAPPGSKMVLMSQVFKQTLAKTSDKLTGANVKIHRCSDSFIYLLSPLRSVSVDKCRDCTVVLGPVETSVHIHSCQNLRVVCVAGRIAVGVSSHCTIHALTPTYPLLLPGNTDITLAPYHTFYPSLEDHMASVGLAVVPNVWDRPLLLGAEGLANPSPNTSSNPDPACYRLLPPAEFHTLVVPFQMEGDTCEVPGGLPPPYQAAMDEKQKRIQNWQKTVIEARLNKEQKRKFQELVEVKFHEWLLATGHRQELDSLIPPAMASLKDSNGPATDTPRVNDTRNIRTGQAVGRSPMAC; this is translated from the exons ATGGAGGCAGACAGTGTGAGCATATGGCCACGCATGGAACCCTTCTTACTGGGTGCCCTGCAG GTGGCACCCTCCTCCAAACTCAGCCTGCACTATCTTCGTAAGATGGCGATCTACGTGCGAACACGGGACGGATGCTTCCCCATTTTGGGCTGGCCCATGTGGAAGCATATTGCCTGTGGAAAGCTACAGCTTCCAGAAGACCTCGCATGGCTCTACTTTGAGACCTTTGACCTTCTTATAGGCCACACACCAGAGGAGAGGCTGGAGTGGGCAGAGTGTCTTTCCCAGTGTTCTTCTAAAAGCGAGCTGGACCAACAAAGgaacaag TTGTCGGTGGACACAGTGcagttcctcctcttcctctacatcCAGCAGCTGAACCGCATGTCTCTGCGCACCTCTCTGATCGGTGAAGAGTGGCCCAGTCATCGCACTCGCTCCCCCTCTCCGTCAGACCGAGAGGCCAAGACCAGCTCCCAGAACAAG AACTGGGACGATCAGGCCCACCTGTCATTCGTGCAAAGCCATCTAGCTGAGATTCTGGAGCTGCTGGTGGAGCCGGGCCAACTGTCACAGTCTGGACAGGCCCTCAGAGATTGCCAG ATATCTCTGGAGGCTGTGCGGAGCTTGGGCCTGCTCTTGGAGGGCTCAGCCTGCCACGGCCGAGCCGTTCAGCCTGTCCACAGGCTGCTGACCAAAGGTCTGCTCCAGACGCAGTCCGGCTACTCCACACTCAGCCGCTCCTTCGCCCTGCACAAGCTGCTCTCGTGTCTCCAGCACAGCCTCACACTCAACCCCTTTGGGATGACTGCATGCCTGCGATCAGGCAAGAAACTAGCCTGGGCTCAACAAG TGGAGGGGACCATGAAGAGAGCCAAAATAGCCCGAAACACCCACATGGCTCCACCTGGCAGTAAGATGGTGCTGATGTCGCAGGTCTTCAAACAGACCCTGGCTAAAACCTCCGACAAGCTGACCGGTGCCAACGTCAAAATCCACAGATGCTCCGACTCCTTCATAtacctcctctcccctctcag GTCCGTCAGCGTGGACAAATGCCGGGACTGCACAGTGGTTCTGGGTCCCGTTGAGACCAGCGTCCACATCCACAGCTGCCAGAACCTGCGGGTGGTGTGCGTGGCCGGCAGGATCGCCGTCGGAGTCTCCTCCCATTGCACTATCCACGCCTTGACGCCCACCTACCCCTTGCTCCTGCCCGGAAACACGGACATTACCCTGGCGCCTTACCACACCTTCTACCCCTCCCTGGAGGATCACATGGCCAGCGTGGGGCTGGCTGTGGTCCCCAATGTCTGGGATCGACCCTTGCTCCTGGGGGCCGAGGGCCTCGCCAACCCCTCGCCCAACACGTCATCCAACCCGGACCCTGCCTGCTACCGGCTGCTGCCCCCGGCTGAGTTTCACACACTGGTTGTGCCGTTCCAGATGGAGGGCGACACGTGCGAGGTGCCGGGAGGATTGCCTCCTCCGTATCAGGCAGCGATGGACGAAAAGCAGAAGAGGATACAGAACTGGCAGAAGACTGTGATAGAGGCCCGGCTGAACAA GGAGCAGAAGCGGAAGTTCCAGGAGTTGGTGGAGGTCAAGTTCCATGAGTGGCTTCTGGCAACAGGGCACAGGCAGGAACTCGACAGCCTTATCCCACCCGCGATGGCCTCTTTAAAGGACTCCAACGGGCCGGCAACGGACACGCCCCGAGTTAATGATACCAGAAATATTAGGACTGGACAGGCGGTGGGACGGTCACCTATGGCTTGTTGA
- the dnajb11 gene encoding dnaJ homolog subfamily B member 11, translated as MATKGMNLCNVCCLLLYVITAVLAGRDFYQILGVSKSASIRDIKKAYRKLALQLHPDRNPDDPKAQDKFADLGAAYEVLSDEEKRKQYDTYGEDGLKEGHHGSHNDIFSSFFGDFGFMFGGNRQQQDRNIPRGNDITLDLEVTLEEVYSGNFVEVVRVKPVAKEAPGKRKCNCRQEMRTTQLGPGRFQMTQEMVCDECPNVKLVNEERTLEVEIEQGVRDEMEYPFIGEGEPHIDGEPGDLRFRIKVLKHPLFERRGDDLYTNVTISLVEALIGFEMDITHLDGHKVHIVRDKITKPGARMWKKGEGLPNFDNINIRGSLIITFDVEFPQTQLDEQQKEGIQSLLKQSSVQKIYNGLQGY; from the exons ATGGCTACCAAAGGAATGAATCTCTGCAATGTGTGCTGCCTGCTTCTTTATGTTATCACGGCTGTGCTCGCGGG gCGAGATTTCTATCAGATCTTGGGAGTGAGCAAGAGTGCCTCAATCAGGGACATAAAGAAGGCCTACAGAAAGCTGGCTCTCCAGTTACACCCCGACAGAAACCCAGACGACCCGAAAGCTCAGGACAAATTTGCAGACTTGGGAGCAGCTTATGAG GTACTCTCAGATGAGGAGAAAAGGAAACAGTATGACACATACGGAGAAGATGGACTCAAAGAGGGTCACCACGGCTCACACAACGATATCTTCTCCAG CTTCTTTGGTGACTTTGGCTTCATGTTTGGAGGCAACCGACAGCAACAGGACAGAAACATCCCCAGAGGAAATGACATCACACTAGACCTGGAGGTCACGCTTGAAGAGGTGTACTCTGGGAACTTTGTGGAG GTGGTACGCGTAAAGCCTGTAGCCAAAGAAGCCCCCGGCAAGAGGAAGTGTAACTGCAGACAGGAGATGAGGACGACGCAGCTCGGACCTGGCCGCTTCCAGATGACTCAGGAGATGGTATGCGATGAGTGTCCCAATGTAAA GCTGGTAAATGAAGAGAGAACCCTGGAGGTAGAAATCGAACAAGGAGTGAGAGATGAAATGGAGTACCCCTTCATTGGAGAAG GGGAACCTCACATCGACGGAGAACCTGGAGATCTACGGTTCCGCATCAAAGTGTTGAA ACATCCCCTGTTTGAACGCAGAGGAGATGACCTGTACACCAACGTCACCATCTCCCTGGTGGAGGCTCTGATTGGCTTTGAGATGGACATCACACATTTGGACGGACACAAG GTCCATATAGTGAGGGATAAGATCACCAAGCCTGGTGCTCGGATGTGGAAGAAAGGAGAGGGCCTGCCAAACTTTGACAACATCAACATCCGAGGTTCCCTCATCATCACCTTCGATGTGGAGTTTCCTCAGACGCAGCTTGACGAACAGCAGAAAGAGG GTATTCAGAGTCTTCTGAAGCAGAGCTCTGTACAGAAGATTTATAATGGACTACAAGGATACTAA